TCTCATGAAGACTTCCATGTAagtagatttattttcttctaaaaagcTCCAAACACCACAGAACAGgttaatgctgatgagcagaGCTGAATTGGCAGTCATTTCCCTCCCCACCAAGGTATGCCTGCCCTCTCTGGACAGACTATCCTGAGAGCAAGGGTGACTTAGCATCCCAAGTCCCCTCAaggctttgctgctgttttggcAACCAACAGGGAAACTTGCACTTTTTGACACCAGGTTTTATGATACCAGCAGGCCAGTGGACAGGAGCCCTGGAACTCATGTTGCCCCACCAGTATTATTCCCACGGTGACTGTTTGCTCTGTGCACACTTCCCAGGGTATGGCAGGCCTCGGTTGTATTTTCTCCTGTGAGATGCTTCTTGTGGAAGACTCTGGTGGGCTCTACTCCCACCACAGCTGTGTCCAGTTCATGCCTTGAGTGCACAGAGGTGCATAAGGCACCAGCCTCTCtaatctgggtttttttcccctcccctcccctcttccAGGGTAACATTGTTCTAGCAGCCGAATCAGAGTTTGAGCAGGCTCAGTGGCTGGAGATGCTACAGGAGTCTGGAAAAGTGTAAGCTGCTTTCTATTCCTTATTTGCTTTGATTTGCTCTGTAGATGTgcaaaagataaagagcaagaAGCCTCACTAGAAGGGGTATGGGGACTCAGAAAAGCACCTCAAAACCAATGAGAGCTTTACTTGCCTCCTGGACCCATCCTTTCTCTAAAGGAGATGGTCTAAAAGTGATTCAAAGCTTCCCACCTtgttgtgcagtgtgtgtgcagtgtggCTGTGTGCTCACCACCCAGGCTGTCATTTACCAAGTGCTGATACATAGAGTTCCATCTGCCATCCCTCTCCTATGCCTCAGAGGTGGGACCCGGGTCTCACTGGGAGCCCTCCTGGTCCATTTTGTGTGGGAAGCAAGGTTTGCAGGCTTGACAGAAGTGGGGGAGGGTCAGGCAGCCTCTCCatgtgaatttggggtgaagaGCAGAACAGGCAAGACATGAAGCTAGTGAGCAGCTGCCCATGTGGCTCTACGTCCTGCTACGAGCAGGGACCTCACCAGCCCAGTACTGATCAGTGACAGTAATTGTGATGCAGTTCTGTGGGTGTGCATTCCTTCTGCCCAGATCTGTGGGTGCTCAGGCCATGCAGCAGCAGGTTATGGCCTCTCAAAACTGTGTAATTGTGAAATGAGGAGGCAGCCTCAATCCCAGGAGAGGCAGTGTTAGCAAAGCATTTCCAGCTCACCTGCAGGGGTGAGGGTTTGATTGCTGTATGCATTCAGTACTGTTCACACTCTGCTGGGAATTCTGGACAGGGATTTGCAGTTTGTTGGCCTCTAGCACTGCAATCCCCCAGGAGCCTGACAGTGCAATGAGCAGCTGTCCTGCACAACCAGAGCAGACTCCTTCTAAATCTCAGCAGATGCAGGAAGAGATAACACTTAAACAGGGATTTGATTTTCTGAAAGGAGATAGAGAAACTTCCTGGGTCTGTAGGGCAGAGCCTACCATTCAGCTGTGAGGCTTAAAGCAATGAGCATTTTGCTCTGCCCTTCCTGGCTACATTATAATGTGTGGTTTCTTGTCACTGTAGGGGCAAAAGCTGTTTAACTTGTAATACCagtgtgtgcatgtatatgtACATGCTAAGGCATTATCTCAGTTAATTTCAATGTTGTGAGGCTCAAAAtgtcaatttttaattaatgagGAACCTAATGTTATGGTGGATCAGCCCAAGccaagctctgtgctgccacagtGTGCTTGGCTTTGATGCTGGGGCAAGCTGTTCCCTCCATGGCAGTGTATGAACTGCAGCACAAAGCTGTCCATTGAAGTTCCATGGGAGCAGAGTCCCATGGGACACCAGACCCAAGGCAGAGATCTGCCACCCACTTGGCACGAGCAGCCTTGGCCACTGCAGAGGAGAAGTGACAGGCACAGAGCTAGCTAGCCCTTGAgcagtttggggatttttattgaATAGCGTAGGTCTGCACTTGCCTTTGCCAATGTTAAGATCAAGGGCAAAAATTTGGGGCCAAGTTCATCATTCAGGTGTGTatgagggggaaggaggaaggcagCACAACTCAGGAGGGGTATGCACAAGTAAGCCATGCACTGCTGCATTTGTCACAGAGCCAGCCTTTTCTCCAGTCCATGCCTTGatattccagcagcaggagcacttAAAACAGAAGCTTGAATTGGGTGCTATCATAAAGCAGACCACTTGCATCTAGTTGAAAATCTGCCTGAGACAcctttcctcccctctctgcttcTGTTCCTGCATCAGAGAGTGGTGTAGCTCAGTCTTACCAGTGCTGATGGGGAAAAACACACATTATGTGATTTAACAGAGTCAGGTTGGGAGCTAAACAGCAGCCAGAAAGGCCTGCATGGGCCAATAAGTTGATCTGCAGCGAATAGAAAAGCTCAAAGAATACAGCTGAATTATTCTAGGCAATCTGTTATAATGTTCTTTTGTTCCTAGATGGAGATTGTACTGCTGGTGGCACCACAACACTTGGCTAAGATCATCCTAATGTTTTCATCATTATTtaaaactgacccaaaaaaactcaacagaaaaccaaaaacccacaaacagcctcaaaaaaaccccccaaaacaaacaaacaaacaaaaaaaaaaccagaaaaaaaccccaaccccaaaacaaactcTGTAGACTGAGATATGGAAATAggtgaaggaggaaaaacaaatccaggctgggaagTATTGTCTGTcctttgttttagttttgttcACTACCTTTTTCAATTTGGGGTGAGTCATGTGTATGTGCCTGCACAACTGGTTATTGCCTCAACCATCACAGTCTGCTCAGTGATCCCTTGAGTTCTTCACTCCTTTCCAAGCCTCCTGCCCTGATAGGGAAATGGCTTATTCAGGGCACAGGGGAACTGAGGGGCTCCCCATGCTTCCAAAGCCTTGGAAGCAGTGGGTGTAGTAACCTTTGAGTAACAGACTGAGAAATATCTTGTTTGTCTGGGGAAGGCGGGGAGCACTGAAAAAGTGAGTCTATAAACAGACACCTTAAAGGCTACAGATGTTTTGAAACCATCCATGTAATCATATGATAAACTCTGTCATTTCCCCCACTCCCCATCTTGACCTGCTTGCTTCTCTGGGATCAGATTTGTCCTGTAACCGGGAATGTTAGTGAGAAAACACATTCACACTCACATGTTCTCACTCAAGATGAGATGTCTACCTGTGGGCAAACAGCACCTTTTAAATTAGTGTTCTAATTTCCTCTGCTTTAGAAATAGCCTCATTAGCTGACAAGAAACACATCTACAAAGAGcttgagctgctggagctgtgagctGCCTGGTCCCTGGGGTGGTGtgtgtttaatttatttgtctGGCTTTTGCAAGAGATGAAGTACAGCTTGCCTCGAAATAAGAGATTGCCAAATTAACAGTTTCCAAAAAGCTACAATTTCAAATCGTTCACAAAGAAGCCCGGAACAGGAAGCTTTAcagatatttaatatttataagGTCCCTTAGGATTTAATAAAGACAGCAGAATTTCTGGGCAACAATTGCTGTTCCTGTATGCACATCTATATAAACAGATTGGAATCAATTTTATGTATGTTTTAATGTTATGCATTTTATATgtgtagatttttttctaattcaaCATGAGTAGAAGTGAGCAGCAAACTCCATTTCTGGTTCTATTTTAGGTTTTGTGTGTGCTTGTCCTTGGTGTTTTTAACAGCTGTATTAAAGCCTAGCCTGTCTGTCAATCAGTAATGGGTATCTGCTCCACAGGCCCTTTTTTAGCTTTGCTTCATAAAGTGTTTGAGAGACCTTGAGATCCTCTGTCCAGTGGTCCTACAATAACACAAGGTGCTCTTTCAATATTCCTGCTTCCTTTAACATTCCCTACTTGGTAGCATCTTGTCTGGCTTTTATCTGTGGTTCTGCACTGTCAGGAAAAAGCACTTGACTCACAGTGTAGGCCAGACACCAAGTCCTAGTGGACTCCTTTAGCCGAGGAGGAGTTGATTGATTCCAGGAGGGATGACGGATACCAGAAAGACTGAAGGTAGAAGGCCATAGAAGAATTCAATAAGTGGTTGAAGTCTGAAGGGGAAGAATGACTCTAAAAGCAAGATATTGGAAAGGCTACAGAAGACaatgctgctggcagtggggagtTACTAGAGTTAAAAGCTAAACTCTAGTTCTAAAGTCTGTCATTTAAAGGGTTCCAGGTATGTCCTGTTGCAGTTGGAGGCTGTGAATGTGCTGGATTGGTCTGGACAGTCCTCAAAATTAAGCTCAGTATCTccaaaacactggaaaaaacatTTGAATAGCTGTGAGGTAGTAACAGGAAGcccatgtatttaaaaaaaaaataaattactgaatGCCAGGGAAATTTCTCCAATTTGTTTGTGGAGAAAACTTTTAGAGAATCATGATCCCTCCCAACTGATGGGAGTCTGCATGTTAGAATTCCTTGGTAGGTTACTAGGCTGACTCCTAGTCTGTGGGACCTTGAGCTCTCTTACCTTGCCTGCTTTGTGTCTGCTCTGCCTAGGACCTGGAAGAATGCCCAGCTGGGAGAAGCCATGATTGAGAGCCTGGAAGCTCAAGGACTACAGCTGGCCAAGGAGAAACAGGAATATTTAGGTAGGAAACTCTTACTTTGAAAAGCCATAAAAGTCAAAATagtaattttgcttttcctggagTTGTCAGGGTGGTCAAGGCAGGCAGCTACAGGTTTTCTCTGGATGAAACTTTTGAGAAGTCAGCAGCTGAAATTCAGGTCTGAAGGGAatcaaaaaatgcaaaaattgaGATGGGATCTGTGTAGAGTGTGAAGGAGGAACGTGCTTTGCCCATGCTACAGTCCTCCATGGCTCATCTGTGCAAACATTTGCCACCCCTGAGAGGTTTGAATGCGCTGGTTTCAGCTGCTCACAGGCAAACAGACAATACCTTTGTCTCCCTGAATCAGACAGGACTGATACTTCTGACGTTGGTCACAGCTTTTCATACATCACTTTTCTTTATCTagctggtgggttttttttcttttttcttactctGTGTTTGCTGACACTGTTCATATTGGAAGTAAGAGCATTTACATGGGCTTGTTTGAGGTATCTGATAGCAGTGGCTAATTTGTCACTGCTGTCTCTGGGGACAGTGGAGAAAGAACAGTTGCTCCAGAtcaacataaaataatttagataTGAAGATAGGTAGATTATATAGGAAGAGCCAAGGAGAGTAGCTCTTTTAACTCAGGTGCCCTCTGAGTTACATCATTCCCCAGGTCTAAAAGACCTGTTAGAAACAGTAAAGTTTcatcaaaatataattttgcaaCTACCAGAGCAAACAAAAGGGCTTAAAAGACTAAAGAGGTCTTTAGTGTGGTAAGAGAAAAGGTGATGGAGGAACAGAGGAATACACATTCTGTGGCAAGCATGAGATATTtggaatataaaaaatacatatcaCTGGGTTCTTTGGTCCGTGACAAGAACATTCAGAGCTGGTCAATTGTCACGGTTACTTTCTTTTGACAGGAACTATCTATTTCTATATAAGTGCTAAGGCTTCTGCCTCATTAGCCTTACCTTCAATGATCTGTGTCCATCCTGCAATAAAGCTTTGAGGTCAGGCACTGTTCCTGGAAGCAGTTCAAGGTTCTCTGGAGGAATACAGCTCTGAGGAATTTTTTGCATCCACACTGAGTTATTTTCCACCCAGCTGTGATCCAGGTTTCACTGGACTCTGAGGCCTGACCACGAGGAGTGTTTCTGTCTGGGTTGCTGTAAGTGTGGCTGAGAGCTGCCTGAGGCAGAGCCTCTGAGCTTGGAGCTAGCACAGCATAGTGCTGCAGGGTGAGGACCagagcacagcctctgctgggcGTGTGTGCCTTCAGAGGACAAGAGCAACTGATGTTGAGGGGAACTGCTCTGTACAGCAGAAGTTTTGTGGCTAAGTCAGGGACTTATTTCTGGGCTTGGCTGGGACATCCCAAGGTGGCAATAGGGAGTTTGCAGTGCTGCCCAGAGGGCTAGGAAGAGGATGATGgggcactgagctgcaggaaaactgACTGCTGCTACATGTTGTGCGACCTTCTGCACTCACTTGACCTTTCTGTGCCTTGTTCCTTATCTGTGAAGCAGAGATAAGAATATTTTCCTGACTCAGCTAGAGGATGGTGAGGGGTAGTTCATTAATGCTCTTTAAGAACACTAAGAGAAAACCTTAGAAGGAGTGCAAAGCAATATGCTTGTTTAGTTTATTAAGTTATTTGGCAGGAGGGAACCTATAGAATATCCCATTAGTGCTGTCTCAGCCTTTGGAGCCTCCCAGACAGATACACACAAAGGAATAGGGGAATGCTCCGTTTTCAAGCTTCAAAAAGTCAGTGTTTCTTGTTTGTAAATATCCCAGGGatataaaatgcttttctctgtgcttggactttttttgtgtgcttgcAGATAAACTAATGGAAGAAACGGAggagctgtgtctgcagagGGAGCAAAAAGAGGTGAGTTCATCACAAGCCAACTTCCTTCaactgctgtggggcagggctgggaggttGGGACTTGTTGGTTTGAAGACATGTCAGTGTTCAGGGAGAGAGGCTTATGGAGGCACATGAATCTCCAGCCAGCCTCTGGGTCCTGTGGATGAAGAGAGGAATAAGACCTGTGCCATGAAATGGGTCATGGAGGTGTatccctgctccctttccctGTTACTTTCCATGCAGTGGGTTTGTTATAACTCCAGGAGGACCAGGGAGGAAGACCAAATGAAATTCATACTCACTGGATTGAATTACACAATTGTTATTTGGAAGATTCAAGAAGATTGTGATAATTAAGACCCATCTTCACAGTTAGAGAGCAAACATTGCTCTAGCATAGAGATACTGTTGTGAGAAACAAGGAGCACAAAAAACAATGTGGTTTGTTCTTTGGACACAACAGAGATGGGGAGAATAAAAAATGTTGCACTAGGGAAAAATCAAGAGAGCATTCCCTTAGATGTGACTATTATACCTTAATTTACCTAaaaatagaatggtttgggttggaggggaccttaaagaccatctcattccaacccccctaCTATGGGCAGGGAGGGACTTCTTCCACTAGGTCAGGTTGCTTTATCAACTTTATAATTGCTTTTCAAACTATTCCTAACTTATAATTGCTTAATATAATAAAAGTAGCACATCCTTGTATTTACCAAtccaaatctgatttttatagCACCATCATGAAGTCATGGCAAGATAGCTGTGCAAATGGATTGTCCTATTATGCTGTTGGAAAGTCTGCATGGATATGGACCCCCATGTTACAGCATTGCAAAGTGCCTCATGCTCTTTTCTAGTTAATGCAAAATGACTGTTGCCTCTCCTTAGGAAAAGATGGCAATGCTGACTTAGGCTTCTCATGCCTATCTTTTTCTTGCATACATTTCTGGAGAGCTAAAATCCAAAAGTGACTTGGACACTTGCTTAGGGCTAAGCTCCACTTGCCTTTGCAGAGAGACGTCTCCTAATTGCCCCTGGACAAAAGTGTGGTGGAATCAGACACCCTGTAGCTTTACACAGCTTGGGTTAAATGCCATGTTAAAGTCCCAGGTGTTGTTAACAGGGAAGTCTCTCCCACTGTGTTGGCAGGGTACAATCCTGTCTTCTCTTTTGGAGCAGGAGCTTGAGCGTCTGAACCAGATGCTGGAAGCCGAGAAGCAGCGTTTTGAGGAGGTGGTGCGGGAGCTgcggctggagcaggaggagatcAGAAGgtacagcagcaggaaaggaaaaggacaCAGCTGCCACACCAGGCAAAAGGACTGCTGCAGTGGTGAATCAAAACACTCTAAAACCCACCTATCTTGTGCATGTAGGAAGGAGATGCTACATGGACCAGAACAGGAATGGTTGTGGGCTCTTTACCTGCATTTGCTATTGCTTGTGTGACCAGTAGAATACAGCTTAGCTTCATTTTGCACTCAGGCCTCCAGCAATTTAATTCAAAGTGCTGGGACACAAGCAACCCCCAGATTAGTTGGGGTAGCATGGCAATGGACAGGTGCAAGAGAAGATTTCAGAGAGGCAATTAGTTTAAACGACTGAGCAGCTATGTGGGGTCCAGACATTTGGATCTAGTTTTCCATCATCAGCTGAATGACAATAGATGTATGATAATGTTGCCTCACCAAGATtagttttgtcatttttaaagTTAACTATGAAAAATATGAGCATcaaatgtttttacaaatagAAGGATCCAAGTACTTTGCCCAGAGTGTtgaaaggacatttttttttttgccattgctctttttttcccccctttttctccCTAAGTAACATCTCAGAAAAGCCAGTGTGGTTTTGCAAACCATTTTTGTTCTCACAGGCTCTGCTTAGCTGTGACTGCCCTGTCTGAGCTCTTTCAGTTGTAACCATGGCTCTCCAGCCCTTGCTGGAGAAGCACAGTAGCTGTTGGGCTGGGTTTGATGATCAAGGAGGCACAGTGAAGTTCCTGGACACCTGTAGTGTGTCCAAGGCAGGATGTGATGCTTCCTGACAAACTCCTGGCTCTCCAGGACTGGCTATACCAACTGATGGTTGCAGGTCCTGCACCAGGAGACccacagcctgcacagcctgggcacagtCTGTGGGGCTACTGTTCCCCTGCAATAGCTGCCACCCTTTCTGCTTCTTTAGGGAGCTGGAGCTCACAGCCCGCTCCCTCAAAGGagtggaggaagaaaagaaagagctgCGAAGCCTGACACAGTCCTTACAGAACACCCTAGAGGTGAGTGACCACTCCTCCCCTCTGAGTGACAGCATTTTAGCCTGAAAGCAATGCTGTCCCATGGAATGAATCCAACATCTACCAATGCAGAGTTGAAGCGCTGTACAGGTGAACAGGTTCATTCGGTAGCTGATATGAACATCAAAATCCCCAGGAAAGGATGAGAAATGGCACAGGGCACAACTGAACCAAGATTTTCTCAGCAGTCCCAGGTGACATGGTGGTAGGACAATAACCATAATAAGTTGTAGTTCAGAACTAGGTGGAACAGTAGAGAGAGAATTTTCACCAGATGGGTGGGCAGGCAGTCGGAAAGGCTGAGGAACCTTCATCACGGACTGTTGTCAGACTGAACAGCCACAGCTGACCACATCCTGCTGTGCTGACAACCAACATGACCTTAAGTCTAtgaatagctttttttttaactgcgCCTCCCTACCTGGGAGAAATTGAAGCAGCAAGGGGCATTCTTTGTTCACAGAAGGGAGCATGATTCCCAAGGAATTCATGTACTACATGAGAATCTAGGAAAGTCTTGATGtattaaattctttctttattgATGGATTTGTGGAAAGTGTCTTTTCTAAATTTATATTGTTTGTGAAATTTCCACACAGTCGGCATTCTGAATCTTCAAGGTCATCTTTAATTTTTGTGTCAGATCCTGAAAGTTTGTCCAAAAATCTGTTCCTTTGAGCTCTTCTCCTTGCCCgcaattatgaaaaaaaaaaaaaaaaaaagggaaaagtatGGAAGTACCATTCCTGCCCTAATTGCACAATGAACACTTCAACGGCAAACAGTGTGATGTGTTTATTGCCCACAAGTACCACAGAGGGGATGCCTCCAGTTCCCACTAAGGagcaagcagagcagggaaggcagggaagctGCCTGCATCTGTGATGCACCAGGGAAGCACAAGTTCCACCCCCTGAGCTGTGTCCTTACTAGCATATCACATCAAAGGAGCCTGCTGGTTCACTCCTGGGTAGCAAAGGCTATGGTGGAGGCTTGCTCCCCTTGAACCAGGTATGAAATGAAACCCAAATTTAGTTATTCCCGTGTTTAACCTGAATGAGGCGTAAGGATGGTGGCATTCAGTAAGGAAGAAccaggcaggaacaggagcagaaatGTTAGACTTGGCTGATACTCACAATCTCTGTTCTTCTTCAAGGAGCTCTCCctggaaaaacaacaaatgctggagatgctggaagAAAATGAGAGCCAGGTCCCAACTCCAACCAGCCCCAGCAAGGAGCAAAGCCCCAAGTGGGGACTGCACTGCAGCCTGCGACAGATTGAAGAGAAGATGCAGCAACTTCTGCAGGAGAAACTCCTGGCAGAGAAAAGGTGAAGTGATGTGACTGTCTGCTGACTTGCTTTTTGGTTGCCAGCACCAGACAAGTCTGGAAGCTTGTCTGGTTCCTATGGCACAAGTTCAGGTTACAAATCCTTCAAAGAAGACAGAGTGAGGCAGGGCAGCTGAACTTGCTCCCAGTTGGACCTGCTCCTTTCAAACCAGGGCTTGGGCATGTGGAGCTGTTCATGGCCTGTCCTTAATGAGTGTTTGGTGCTCCTGGGCCTCTTCTGGGAGATGAGAATGTTCCATTCAAGAACTGTCCACCTGGCTTTCTCCAGCCATGCCTGTGTTACTGGAATGGAGCACACAGGGCTCCTGTTAGtgcctctctgctctgggcagtCAGGTAGTTGAGCATGCCCCACCATGATACTGAgctcctttccttcctgtgaGTTGCCTGGGGTGGGTATGGTCATCTTTCTTTGCTGTGCCATGCACCAGGATGAAGGAGAATGAGGAGCGGTCTCGAGCACTGGAGGAGGAGCGGGAGTTTTACTCTTCCCAGTCGCAAGCGCTGCAGAACTCGCTCTCGGAGCTGACTGCAGAGAaacagcaggcagagagagaCCTCAAGGTATCCCCTGTGTATATCACATATTGCTGTCCCTGGGCTCAGAGTGCTTCCATTTGCTCTTTCAGTTCATTCCCTGTCAAGCCAAACTCTCggttttatttagttttcacGTTGTGGTCATAAATCTTCATTAGCTGTGCTTCATATTGCCAACTGTATCCTGGCCTGCATGCAAAGCAGAGTAGCAGGCAGggcaagggaggtgattctgtccctctggtAAGACCCCACCTGCcgtgctgcatccagctctggaaggACATTGCCCTGttggagtgagcccagaggaAGACCACCAAGGttctcagagggctggagcacctctcctgtgaggacaggctgagagattGGGGCTGTTTGGCCCAGGGAAGAGAAAGCTCTGAGAAGGAAACCTTATAGcacttccagtgcctaaaggtgtctacaagagagctggagagggagttTTTACAAGGAcgtgtagtgataggacaagtgAGATTGGcctcaaactgaaagaggagaggGTTAGATTCagtattagaaagaaattctttactgtgagggtggtgaggcattgAAAcaagttgctcagagaagttgtggatattccatccctggaagcattcaagactgggttggatggagctccgagaaacctggtctagtgaaaatTAGCACTCCCCATGGCCGAGGGGTTGGagtgagatgatctttaaggtctcttcctaCCCAAAGCACTATGATACCATGGTAACATATGAAATTGCCATCTTATATCTATGTAGTACtactatttatttttgtatccTGAAGCCTGATTAATCCATTCAGTACAAGTCTTTTAGTTTGCTACTGTGAAAGCATAATCTATAGATGGaggcaaggaaaaaagtaaaagaggAAGGTAGACACAATCAAGAATAAAGATCAT
This region of Catharus ustulatus isolate bCatUst1 chromosome 6, bCatUst1.pri.v2, whole genome shotgun sequence genomic DNA includes:
- the PLEKHD1 gene encoding pleckstrin homology domain-containing family D member 1 isoform X2, with the translated sequence MFSHSPRFFIIKESFLLYYAESEKKSFESNKYFNIHPKGVIPLGGCIVEPKEEANMPYAIKISHEDFHGNIVLAAESEFEQAQWLEMLQESGKVTWKNAQLGEAMIESLEAQGLQLAKEKQEYLDKLMEETEELCLQREQKEELERLNQMLEAEKQRFEEVVRELRLEQEEIRRELELTARSLKGVEEEKKELRSLTQSLQNTLEELSLEKQQMLEMLEENESQVPTPTSPSKEQSPKWGLHCSLRQIEEKMQQLLQEKLLAEKRMKENEERSRALEEEREFYSSQSQALQNSLSELTAEKQQAERDLKAEVKVRMDLERRLREAEEALQSLEQGLNSLNCNKEKERKMKADVSNLRKFFEECIRNAELEAKMPVIMKNSVYIHKAATRRIKSCRFRCRRTSASWNDMKQSQSFIFSHAEAENIEELKEAAKRLSRDQRFRKTIYQIMRSQKDSASGDKK